A single genomic interval of Brevundimonas diminuta harbors:
- a CDS encoding Crp/Fnr family transcriptional regulator, with protein sequence MTSVEALIDVKLHRLGDLSNDDRGRLAGLLAGRRRAAAGEALVEEGSRPTFSTLLLSGFVGRVSTLADGGRQITAINLPGDFIDLHGFLLKTMDHSLVALSDVTVAVFQHADLKRVTEHAPRLARALWLETLIDAAIHRQWLVALGRRDGVTRLGQLICELYLRLEAVALAQDHTFECPLTQSDLADILGMSSVHVNRSLKVLRDTGLVRWRNGRVSIDDWTALTERVAFDASYLDLKLSRSSSGAPIARRRTA encoded by the coding sequence ATGACGTCCGTGGAAGCGCTCATCGACGTCAAACTTCACCGCCTCGGCGACCTCTCGAACGACGATCGCGGACGACTTGCAGGACTCCTGGCTGGACGCCGTCGCGCCGCAGCAGGCGAGGCCTTGGTGGAAGAGGGCAGTCGACCAACATTCAGTACGCTGCTGCTCTCGGGATTTGTCGGCCGAGTTTCGACCTTGGCGGACGGCGGTCGTCAGATCACAGCGATAAACCTACCTGGGGACTTCATCGATCTGCATGGTTTTCTTCTCAAGACGATGGATCACAGCCTTGTTGCCTTGTCTGACGTCACCGTCGCGGTTTTCCAGCACGCCGACTTGAAGCGTGTAACCGAACACGCCCCTCGTCTTGCGCGAGCGCTTTGGCTTGAAACGCTGATTGATGCGGCCATCCACCGACAGTGGCTGGTGGCGCTGGGGCGCAGGGACGGAGTGACGCGGCTGGGTCAGCTGATTTGTGAACTCTACCTTCGTTTGGAAGCCGTCGCCCTCGCCCAAGACCACACCTTCGAATGCCCCCTGACCCAATCGGACCTGGCGGATATATTGGGCATGTCGAGCGTTCATGTGAACCGCTCGCTCAAAGTCCTTCGCGACACAGGCTTGGTGCGATGGCGGAATGGTCGGGTGTCGATCGATGACTGGACGGCGCTGACCGAGCGCGTCGCCTTCGACGCGTCCTATCTCGATCTGAAGCTGTCTAGGTCCTCAAGCGGCGCGCCGATCGCGAGACGGCGGACGGCCTAA
- a CDS encoding Crp/Fnr family transcriptional regulator — protein sequence MDEDLPPPIDSLSDAPGRLGEFASLSSRERSALAGLLEPVQHWPRHHVLRHEAAEPSHLYLLTHGWVASSIALASGKQQIVKVHLPGDLLGAPSLCLTTTVDCLTAMTPIAVHAISRSRLIATFEAYPRIALSLFLSAQKERVALMESLAVVGQAPAHVRIAATLTNLFDRLSDRGDAPGGMFHMPLTQRDLGDLIGITPVHVNRTLREMDRLNLIKRSDQTISLVDVDRLRRIAGLPVRRYVSGPNRIASV from the coding sequence ATGGATGAGGACCTGCCGCCCCCAATCGATTCGTTATCCGATGCGCCGGGCCGGTTGGGAGAATTCGCCTCCCTGTCGTCTCGCGAGCGCTCGGCGCTGGCCGGGCTTCTCGAGCCGGTCCAGCATTGGCCTCGCCACCACGTGTTGCGTCATGAGGCGGCTGAACCTTCGCATCTCTATCTGCTGACCCACGGCTGGGTGGCATCGTCCATCGCGCTCGCATCGGGCAAGCAGCAGATCGTGAAGGTCCATCTTCCGGGCGATCTCTTGGGAGCGCCGAGCCTGTGCCTGACGACAACGGTCGACTGCCTGACCGCCATGACGCCCATCGCTGTGCACGCGATATCGAGGTCGAGGCTGATAGCGACATTTGAGGCCTATCCGCGGATTGCGCTTTCGCTTTTTCTGAGCGCGCAGAAAGAGCGTGTCGCGTTGATGGAAAGTCTGGCGGTGGTTGGTCAGGCGCCCGCACACGTTCGCATCGCCGCCACGCTGACCAATCTGTTCGATCGATTGTCCGATCGCGGCGATGCGCCGGGCGGCATGTTCCATATGCCTTTGACCCAGCGCGATCTCGGCGACCTGATCGGGATCACGCCGGTGCATGTGAACAGAACCCTTCGCGAGATGGATCGCCTGAATCTGATCAAACGGTCCGACCAGACGATTTCCCTGGTCGATGTTGATCGGCTTCGCCGTATCGCTGGGTTGCCCGTCAGGCGCTATGTGTCCGGTCCCAACCGGATCGCGAGCGTTTGA
- a CDS encoding cysteine hydrolase family protein, with the protein MTHGLKTRIPETAAHLCIDMQRMFVEGTEWHTPWAAKTLPAIETLCAARPEKLWFTRFIPAATPDDASGAWRDYWRRWSTMTKNALDPALLDLALPLQRFVPPAQIIDKTVYSAWSGTHLHAALRDRGVHTLIVTGAETDVCVLSTVLGAIDLGYRIVVVSDGVCSSADQPHDHLLALYSDRFSLQVETAECREVLEAWVA; encoded by the coding sequence GTGACACACGGACTGAAGACGCGCATTCCGGAAACAGCGGCGCACCTTTGCATCGACATGCAGCGCATGTTCGTGGAAGGGACCGAGTGGCATACGCCCTGGGCAGCCAAAACGCTTCCGGCCATCGAGACGCTATGCGCTGCAAGGCCTGAAAAGCTGTGGTTCACCCGATTCATCCCCGCCGCGACGCCCGACGACGCATCGGGCGCCTGGCGCGACTACTGGCGGCGTTGGTCGACCATGACGAAGAACGCGCTCGATCCGGCGCTGTTGGATCTGGCGCTTCCGCTTCAGCGGTTCGTCCCGCCCGCGCAAATCATCGACAAGACGGTCTATTCAGCCTGGTCAGGCACACATCTCCACGCGGCGCTTAGGGATCGGGGTGTCCATACGCTTATCGTGACGGGGGCGGAAACTGACGTCTGCGTCCTCTCAACCGTGCTTGGAGCCATCGATCTCGGCTATCGCATTGTGGTGGTCAGCGATGGGGTCTGCAGTTCGGCTGATCAGCCTCACGATCACCTTCTGGCGCTCTACAGCGACCGCTTCAGCTTGCAGGTCGAAACTGCCGAATGTCGAGAGGTGTTGGAGGCCTGGGTCGCATGA
- a CDS encoding Crp/Fnr family transcriptional regulator — protein sequence MLDPATPSGETSPCLEPREEIVSLWRAFNTLSFDSRSRALRLGEISPVVSGAPYRPEGEIAVVLEGCLLLDDGKRGTHCGVAAAGDLIDIAGGSQGLWLTDGSLYRAPVAAFCREAGEDGVQFLLAGGLKRLKSMEARLRCAMAHGSISRVASFLLDIHRATGRSEIALSQSNIGDLLSLRRSSINQACQSLRAAGALRTVRGRILLKDEAILASVACCHHRPRFPALAEAIAAEAA from the coding sequence ATGCTCGATCCTGCGACACCGTCCGGCGAGACCTCGCCATGTCTAGAGCCGCGCGAGGAAATTGTTTCGTTGTGGCGGGCGTTTAATACGCTTTCCTTCGACAGTCGCAGTCGCGCGCTGCGCCTTGGAGAGATTTCTCCCGTTGTGTCGGGCGCACCCTATCGTCCGGAAGGCGAGATCGCTGTCGTTCTCGAGGGCTGTCTTCTTCTCGATGACGGGAAGCGGGGGACCCATTGCGGCGTCGCTGCGGCGGGCGATCTGATCGACATCGCAGGGGGAAGCCAAGGGCTGTGGCTGACGGACGGGTCGTTGTACCGGGCGCCCGTGGCGGCCTTCTGCCGGGAAGCGGGCGAGGATGGCGTTCAGTTTCTGCTGGCTGGCGGCCTCAAGCGATTGAAGTCGATGGAGGCGCGGTTGAGGTGCGCCATGGCGCATGGGTCGATCTCCCGCGTCGCCAGCTTTCTTCTGGATATTCATCGCGCCACCGGTCGCTCCGAGATCGCTCTGTCGCAATCGAACATTGGAGATTTGCTGAGCCTACGGCGGTCCAGCATCAATCAGGCGTGTCAGAGCCTGCGCGCCGCCGGCGCCCTACGCACCGTACGGGGGCGGATTCTTCTGAAGGATGAGGCCATTCTCGCGAGCGTGGCCTGCTGTCACCATCGCCCGCGGTTTCCAGCGTTAGCCGAGGCGATCGCGGCCGAGGCAGCCTAG
- a CDS encoding manganese catalase family protein, producing the protein MFMHNKRLMYTVRVSEPNPGLATLMLEQFGGPQGELAAAMRYFTQALADEDPGRKDMLLDIATEELSHLEVIGSIVSMLNRGVKGQMAEAAMEEADLYASLNSGGESHTTSILYGGAPALINSAGVPWTAAYIDSIGDPACDLRSNIAAESRAKIVYERLINCTDDPGVKDALNFLMTREVAHQKSFEKALYAMEPNFPAGKLVGLPAFADKYYDMSQGEGDVRGPWNEGEQWEFIDDREQQGAVDGGDGSASVTLGELDTAAVQAFAARTVSDPDSNPVTGADLGAGPGAGTTTELIEDAGVG; encoded by the coding sequence ATGTTCATGCACAACAAGCGCCTGATGTATACGGTCAGGGTATCCGAACCAAACCCGGGTCTCGCCACTCTAATGCTTGAGCAATTCGGAGGGCCGCAGGGCGAGCTCGCCGCCGCCATGCGCTACTTCACACAGGCTTTGGCGGATGAAGATCCGGGCCGCAAAGACATGCTGCTCGACATCGCCACGGAAGAGTTAAGCCACCTCGAGGTCATCGGCTCGATCGTGTCCATGCTGAACCGGGGCGTGAAAGGCCAGATGGCTGAAGCCGCGATGGAGGAGGCGGATTTGTACGCCTCGCTGAACAGCGGCGGTGAAAGTCATACGACGTCCATTCTCTATGGCGGCGCGCCGGCCCTCATCAACTCCGCCGGTGTCCCGTGGACCGCCGCCTACATCGACTCGATCGGCGATCCCGCCTGCGACCTACGCTCCAACATCGCCGCCGAGTCCCGAGCCAAAATCGTCTATGAACGCCTGATCAACTGCACGGACGATCCCGGCGTGAAGGACGCCTTGAACTTCCTGATGACGCGCGAAGTGGCGCATCAGAAGTCCTTCGAGAAGGCCCTCTACGCCATGGAGCCGAACTTCCCGGCGGGCAAGCTGGTCGGCCTGCCCGCCTTCGCTGACAAATACTACGACATGTCCCAGGGGGAGGGCGATGTCCGCGGTCCCTGGAATGAGGGGGAGCAATGGGAGTTTATCGACGACCGTGAACAGCAGGGCGCTGTGGACGGCGGCGACGGCTCCGCCAGCGTCACGCTGGGCGAACTCGACACCGCCGCTGTCCAGGCCTTTGCCGCCCGAACAGTCTCGGACCCCGACAGCAATCCTGTGACCGGCGCTGATCTCGGGGCGGGACCTGGTGCGGGGACCACGACAGAGCTGATCGAGGACGCAGGCGTCGGTTAA
- a CDS encoding hemerythrin domain-containing protein, with protein MSLIGKALAAVTPQPDDETRKAATEKARSASQAGDWLSLVLDHHDAIRAAFACGRNARTAAERIAARDALAVVLNGHALAEELVLYPALGQAGEKMHAAHAYLEQTTTKAQMAELENIAPSNPAWLDKWAHIEGAVLTHMFEEESEWFLTLKAKGDHQLRLASRYAEEFERYAGAPQSQAA; from the coding sequence ATGTCCCTCATCGGCAAGGCGCTCGCCGCCGTCACCCCGCAGCCTGACGACGAGACGCGCAAGGCGGCGACGGAAAAGGCCCGGTCCGCCTCCCAGGCTGGGGATTGGCTTTCGCTGGTGCTCGATCATCACGACGCCATTCGCGCCGCCTTCGCCTGCGGCCGGAATGCCAGGACCGCCGCAGAAAGAATCGCCGCTCGCGATGCGCTCGCGGTCGTGCTCAACGGCCATGCGCTGGCCGAGGAGCTGGTCCTCTATCCCGCCCTCGGTCAGGCTGGCGAAAAGATGCACGCGGCCCACGCCTACCTCGAGCAGACGACCACGAAGGCTCAGATGGCGGAGCTTGAAAACATCGCGCCCTCAAACCCCGCCTGGCTGGACAAGTGGGCCCACATCGAAGGCGCCGTTCTTACTCATATGTTCGAGGAAGAAAGCGAGTGGTTCCTGACGCTGAAGGCCAAGGGCGATCACCAGCTCCGTCTGGCCTCGCGTTACGCCGAAGAATTCGAACGCTACGCGGGCGCGCCTCAATCTCAAGCCGCCTGA
- a CDS encoding SRPBCC family protein — protein MSAPLSTDADVQSPAFHDDDYVEGAYDSTSVRAVMINRPRQRLYDYWRDFRNLPSFMENVRSVDLLDDLRSSWSVAGPAGAEIELVSEITEDRPGEYIAWRSTEDSDVDHEGWIEFRDNAFGRGTEVRVVISYDPPAGAVGKLVAKVMQREPRVQARRELRRFKQLMETGEISTSKAPAAAPRADRHF, from the coding sequence ATGTCCGCCCCCCTTTCGACAGACGCCGACGTCCAGTCACCAGCCTTCCATGACGACGACTATGTGGAAGGCGCCTACGACTCCACCAGCGTCCGCGCCGTTATGATCAACCGGCCTCGTCAACGGCTTTATGACTACTGGCGCGACTTCCGAAACCTGCCCAGTTTCATGGAGAATGTGAGGTCGGTGGATCTTCTGGACGACCTCCGATCGAGCTGGAGCGTCGCCGGCCCGGCCGGTGCGGAGATCGAGCTTGTCAGCGAGATCACCGAAGATCGTCCCGGCGAATACATCGCCTGGCGGTCGACCGAAGACAGCGATGTCGATCACGAGGGCTGGATCGAGTTTCGCGACAACGCCTTCGGCCGCGGAACCGAGGTGCGTGTCGTGATCAGCTACGACCCGCCGGCGGGCGCTGTCGGCAAACTGGTCGCCAAGGTGATGCAGCGCGAGCCCCGGGTGCAGGCCCGGCGCGAGCTGCGACGTTTCAAACAGCTGATGGAGACGGGCGAAATCTCGACGTCCAAGGCTCCCGCCGCGGCGCCGCGCGCCGACCGTCATTTCTGA
- a CDS encoding zinc-dependent alcohol dehydrogenase — protein sequence MRALTWHGKHNVQVDTVPDPQIVNPRDAIIKITATAICGSDLHLYDSVIPGMSNGDILGHEFMGEVVEIGRGNTSLQVGQKVVVPFVIACGSCFHCGKQQFSACDNSNPADKSDASEMAYGYPAAGLFGYSHLTGGYAGGQAEYVRVPYSDVGPIVVPDGIEDERVLFLSDIFPTGWMAAENAEIEAGDTVAIWGCGPVGLFAIKSARLMGAGRIIAIDHHPRRLELAKANGAEVLNYHEVKVREALMEMTAGIGPDACIDAVGMEAHGFSPDNIIDAVKQETKLGTDRQHVLRETIMACRKGGRVSIPGVYGGIGDKLPIGALMQKGLTIKTGQTHVQKYLPQLLELVMEGKIDTTDLISHRLPLEQAPEAYKNFHDNPNEWTKVVLKPHG from the coding sequence ATGCGCGCCCTGACTTGGCACGGCAAACACAATGTTCAGGTGGACACGGTCCCCGATCCCCAGATTGTTAATCCTCGCGATGCGATCATCAAGATTACGGCGACCGCCATCTGCGGGTCAGACCTGCATCTCTACGACAGCGTCATTCCCGGCATGTCCAATGGCGACATCCTCGGCCATGAGTTCATGGGCGAGGTCGTCGAGATCGGCCGTGGCAACACGAGCCTTCAGGTCGGCCAGAAGGTCGTCGTCCCCTTCGTGATCGCCTGCGGCTCCTGCTTCCATTGCGGCAAGCAGCAGTTCTCGGCCTGCGACAACTCCAATCCCGCCGACAAGTCCGACGCGTCTGAAATGGCCTACGGTTATCCGGCCGCCGGCCTGTTCGGCTATTCACACCTGACCGGCGGCTATGCGGGCGGCCAGGCGGAATATGTCCGCGTCCCCTATTCCGACGTCGGACCGATCGTGGTGCCCGATGGGATCGAGGATGAGCGGGTCCTGTTCCTTTCCGACATCTTCCCCACGGGTTGGATGGCGGCCGAGAACGCCGAGATCGAGGCCGGCGACACGGTGGCGATCTGGGGCTGCGGGCCGGTCGGCCTGTTCGCGATCAAGAGCGCCAGATTGATGGGCGCCGGACGCATCATCGCCATCGACCATCATCCACGCCGACTGGAGCTCGCCAAGGCGAACGGCGCGGAAGTCCTCAACTATCACGAGGTCAAGGTTCGAGAAGCCCTGATGGAGATGACCGCTGGCATCGGGCCGGACGCCTGCATCGACGCCGTGGGCATGGAGGCGCATGGCTTCTCTCCGGACAACATAATCGATGCGGTGAAGCAGGAGACCAAGCTGGGCACGGATCGCCAGCATGTCCTGCGCGAGACGATCATGGCGTGTCGCAAGGGCGGCCGCGTTTCGATCCCCGGCGTGTATGGCGGGATCGGCGACAAGCTGCCGATCGGCGCGCTCATGCAGAAGGGTCTGACGATCAAGACCGGCCAGACCCATGTGCAGAAATATCTGCCGCAACTCCTTGAGCTGGTCATGGAGGGCAAGATCGACACGACGGATCTGATCAGCCACCGGCTCCCGCTTGAGCAGGCGCCGGAGGCTTACAAGAACTTCCATGACAATCCGAACGAATGGACGAAGGTCGTGCTGAAGCCGCATGGCTGA
- a CDS encoding arylesterase: MIDAEQVVTLLGDSLAAGYGLRPAESLPRQLSARLACETPPVRVIGAGVSGDTTADGLRRLDRDVPAQTDLCVVALGANDMMQLVPADHVRDNLLSIIAELRWRGVAVLLSGMRAPPFFGAYAWAFDAVYPEVARTANVPLMPFLMEGVALHPAYVLPDRIHPNAAGVAKMADALAPPVRAALAALRTR; the protein is encoded by the coding sequence GTGATCGACGCTGAGCAGGTCGTAACGCTTCTCGGCGACTCGCTCGCAGCCGGCTATGGCCTCAGGCCGGCCGAAAGCTTGCCACGCCAACTGTCGGCGCGATTGGCATGCGAAACGCCTCCGGTTCGCGTCATCGGCGCCGGCGTGTCCGGCGACACGACAGCGGACGGCTTGCGACGGCTCGATCGGGACGTGCCGGCGCAGACTGATCTTTGCGTCGTCGCCCTGGGCGCCAACGACATGATGCAGCTGGTCCCTGCCGACCACGTGAGGGACAATCTTCTGTCGATCATTGCCGAACTTCGATGGCGCGGCGTCGCCGTTCTGCTGAGCGGCATGCGGGCGCCGCCCTTCTTCGGCGCCTACGCCTGGGCGTTCGACGCCGTCTATCCGGAGGTCGCTCGAACGGCGAACGTGCCCCTGATGCCGTTCCTGATGGAGGGTGTGGCGTTGCACCCTGCCTATGTTTTACCGGACCGGATCCATCCCAACGCCGCTGGCGTCGCGAAGATGGCCGACGCCCTCGCGCCCCCAGTACGCGCCGCCTTGGCGGCCTTGCGGACACGGTGA
- a CDS encoding exodeoxyribonuclease III, translating to MRLATFNINGVNRRLPSLLAWLEQAQPDVVCLQELKATDSQFPNTEIKAAGYDAAWVGEQRWNGVAILSRIGEPVVTRRRLPGDAEDPQARYIEAAVNGVLVGCLYLPNGNPRPGPKFDYKLAWADRLIAHAGTLYATAAPVVLAGDYNVVPTDADIYNTRSWKADALLQPESRAAFKRLLDQGWTDALRERFPHDPPPWTFWSYFREAWPRDAGLRIDHVLLNGFGAERLTDAGVDRAVRGAEGASDHAPVWIELA from the coding sequence ATGCGTCTGGCCACCTTCAACATCAATGGCGTTAATCGTCGCCTGCCCAGTCTCCTGGCCTGGCTTGAACAGGCTCAGCCGGACGTGGTCTGCCTGCAGGAGCTGAAGGCGACCGACAGCCAGTTTCCGAACACCGAGATCAAGGCGGCCGGCTACGATGCGGCCTGGGTTGGCGAACAGCGCTGGAACGGCGTCGCAATCCTGAGCCGGATCGGCGAGCCGGTCGTAACAAGACGCCGACTGCCGGGTGACGCTGAAGACCCCCAGGCCCGCTATATCGAGGCGGCGGTCAATGGCGTGCTGGTCGGCTGCCTCTATCTGCCCAACGGCAATCCCCGGCCCGGGCCCAAGTTCGACTACAAGCTCGCCTGGGCCGACCGGCTGATCGCCCATGCGGGGACCCTCTACGCCACTGCAGCGCCGGTCGTGCTCGCCGGCGACTACAATGTCGTTCCGACCGACGCCGATATCTACAACACCCGGTCGTGGAAGGCCGACGCCCTGCTTCAGCCCGAGAGCCGCGCCGCCTTCAAGCGCCTGCTCGACCAGGGCTGGACCGACGCCCTGCGCGAGCGCTTCCCGCACGATCCGCCGCCCTGGACATTCTGGTCCTATTTCCGCGAGGCCTGGCCCCGCGACGCCGGGCTGAGGATCGACCATGTGCTGCTCAACGGCTTTGGGGCGGAACGACTGACCGACGCCGGGGTCGACCGCGCGGTGCGCGGCGCCGAGGGCGCGAGCGACCACGCGCCGGTCTGGATCGAGCTTGCCTGA
- a CDS encoding alpha-ketoglutarate-dependent dioxygenase AlkB gives MTELSQIDLFDDAPARTPVVAGFDYWAGVLSAPEQAALVAALQTLAFKPYEHLGYLGHRRIAAFDRGGDGAGWPAFLSTLMARLAGRLDRDGAAFVQVLVNEYAPGAGIGWHRDRPVYGEILGLSLLAPCVMRLRRRQEAGFLRRNAALASGSVYRLSGEARAAWEHSITPMTALRYSITFRTLAA, from the coding sequence GTGACCGAACTATCGCAGATCGACCTGTTCGACGATGCACCCGCGCGCACGCCCGTGGTGGCGGGCTTTGACTATTGGGCCGGCGTCCTGTCGGCTCCTGAACAGGCCGCGCTTGTCGCCGCGCTCCAGACGCTGGCGTTCAAACCCTATGAACATCTGGGCTACCTGGGTCATCGCCGGATCGCCGCCTTCGACCGCGGGGGCGATGGCGCGGGGTGGCCGGCGTTTCTCTCGACCTTAATGGCGCGCTTGGCGGGCCGCCTCGATCGGGATGGCGCGGCCTTTGTCCAGGTCCTGGTCAATGAATATGCGCCGGGCGCCGGCATCGGCTGGCATCGCGACCGCCCCGTCTACGGCGAAATCCTGGGCCTGTCCCTCCTCGCGCCCTGCGTGATGCGGCTGCGCCGTCGTCAGGAGGCGGGCTTTCTGCGCCGAAATGCGGCGCTGGCGAGCGGCTCGGTCTATCGCCTGTCGGGAGAGGCGCGCGCCGCCTGGGAGCATTCGATCACGCCGATGACGGCCTTGCGCTATTCCATCACCTTCCGGACCCTGGCCGCCTGA
- the dinB gene encoding DNA polymerase IV, translating into MSGVATRKIVHVDMDAFFASVEQRDDPALRGRPVAVGHAAARGVVAAASYEARRFGVRSAMPSTTAQRKCPDLVFVPPRFEVYRAVSAQIHAIFSDYTDLIEPLSLDEAYLDVTADRRGLGTASATAEEIRRRILEETGLTASAGISYNKFLAKLASDQNKPNGQFVVAPGRGEAFVEDLPVRRFYGVGPVTAAKMEGLGIRTGADLRRQSLAFLQHHFGKSGPWYHAIARGRDDRAVNPDRTRKSSGSETTFASDLTDPDAIEAGVAAMADDVWAWCEKTGSRGRTVTVKVKWADFRQSTRSRSLSEPVASCEALHEVSRLLVRSLYPPSRGVRLVGVSLSNLETTGAAANQLVLA; encoded by the coding sequence ATGTCCGGCGTCGCCACCCGCAAGATCGTCCATGTGGACATGGACGCCTTCTTCGCCTCGGTCGAGCAGAGGGACGATCCCGCCCTGCGCGGTCGGCCCGTAGCGGTCGGTCATGCGGCGGCGCGCGGCGTGGTCGCCGCCGCCAGCTATGAGGCGCGGCGGTTCGGGGTGCGTTCGGCCATGCCCTCGACAACCGCCCAGCGGAAATGTCCGGACCTCGTTTTCGTCCCGCCGCGCTTCGAGGTCTATCGCGCGGTCTCGGCGCAGATCCATGCGATCTTTTCGGACTACACCGATCTGATCGAACCTCTGTCTCTAGACGAGGCTTATCTCGATGTGACGGCCGATCGGCGAGGCCTGGGGACCGCCTCGGCGACGGCGGAGGAGATCCGGCGGCGGATCCTCGAGGAGACCGGCCTGACGGCCTCGGCGGGCATTTCGTACAACAAGTTTCTGGCCAAGCTGGCGTCGGACCAGAATAAGCCGAACGGTCAGTTCGTCGTGGCGCCCGGGCGAGGCGAAGCCTTCGTCGAGGATTTGCCGGTCCGGCGCTTCTACGGCGTGGGACCGGTAACGGCCGCCAAGATGGAAGGGCTAGGAATCCGCACCGGCGCGGATCTGCGCCGTCAGTCCTTGGCCTTTCTCCAGCATCATTTCGGCAAGTCCGGGCCCTGGTACCACGCCATCGCCCGCGGGCGGGACGACCGTGCGGTCAATCCGGACCGTACGCGTAAATCGAGCGGGTCGGAAACCACTTTCGCCTCCGACCTGACTGATCCGGACGCGATCGAGGCCGGGGTGGCGGCCATGGCCGACGATGTCTGGGCCTGGTGCGAGAAGACCGGAAGCCGCGGACGGACGGTAACCGTCAAGGTCAAATGGGCGGACTTCCGGCAGTCGACGCGAAGCCGGTCTCTGTCCGAGCCCGTGGCTTCCTGCGAAGCCCTGCACGAGGTCAGTCGGCTGTTGGTTCGGTCCCTCTACCCGCCAAGCCGGGGCGTGCGCCTGGTAGGTGTGAGCCTGTCCAATCTGGAGACGACCGGCGCCGCGGCGAACCAACTGGTCCTGGCGTGA